Sequence from the Fragaria vesca subsp. vesca linkage group LG4, FraVesHawaii_1.0, whole genome shotgun sequence genome:
TCCTTGGTCTTCAGGTGATCTAACAGTGTGATTTGACAATTCTATTTCTTTGTAGGGAAGGATCAAGATGTTTCTCCAGCTACCATTGCAAGAGTTCCAAAATCTTATGTGCCACTGCCAAGAGTAGTTGTGCCATCGATCTCTGTTGCTGAAGGTATAGTTCTAGTGACAATTGTGCCTATCTTATTAGGGGAAGGAAAAAGATTTCTCCTTTTGCGTGTACATCTTGCCTTCATGTTCTTCATTTCTCGTCTAGCAGAAATCAATTGAACTCCGTTTGCTGTTCCAGAATTGGGTGCTGAATTAGTTGCAGGCTATAAAGTTTTGACATTTTCATCTCTTATTTACAGGAGTAAAGAAAGCCAATAAGATTGAAGAGATGAATAAACAGAATATTAGAGCCGGCTCAATCCCTCCCCCGCGTGCAGTCTTATCCAGTCCTGGTAATTAATGTCTCGTCATCCTTTATTTATATATGATGTAGTACCAGTTGAGAAAACTATTATCAAGAGTCAAAAAATATATTTCTAAACCCCTGCTGTAACTAAATTACTATTAATGACTTTCATGTAGAAGATTAGGATAGATGTGAACTTCATAATATGCAAAATAGTAAAACTAGAAAGTTGATCATGTATCACTTATCAAGGTATGTCATGCAATCAGACTTTAGGCTTCAGGAGTTACACTTATCCGGTGATTAATTTGCTTTATGAACTACTACTTTTAATGAACAAGTATTGTAACAAACTGTAAAAAATTGAATAGCAGACCATGGAATATGGTTGAGTGTTGACTGTTGACTAATACATTGTTCATGATACACTTGTATTCCAGCATACTAGTTGAACTGCACTATTTAGGACCAAGTATTTCTTACCATAGAATTACCAAGTTCCATTGGACTCGGCAGAGAGGTTTGTCTCATCTCTAATGAGCACATGTGATGCAGATACAGTTTTCTTTGGCTAAACCCTTGTGATTAATATTATTGATAGATTGAAGAAATTTCCAGAAACATTTCGAGTTTGAAGCACTGGAAATAGCTTCATTACCTAGTTTATATGCATGTTTCGGCAGCATTAGTTTATCTATCTGTACATCTTATGGACTCTTTCACTATCTATATGTTTTCAGATAATGATATGGTGATTGGAAACAAAAATAAGATCAAAGCACAACGATCATCGGCTCTGAAGAATCATAGCATGGTTCAGAATAGAAGTACACAATGTACTCCACTCCGCATTACTGGAAATTCCATAAAAACAAAAAGTTCTAAGGGGACTTTGGTTGAGAACTGTCTTAAGGAAAGGAAAGGATCAGCATCAAAACTAACAAGTCAGATACAACCACCAAGAACTGGGAAACCAAGCTCTAAGAAAAAGTGAGTGCATGGTTTCTAGTTTACATTAGATGGGTGTTAATACCTGAGTAACTTACTCTGATTAAAATGTATCTACCTAGCTATGTGACTAATTGAATGTTTGCTTTATGTAGTAAGTAGTAACCGTTAGATCGGTTGCTTACTGTTGTGTGAAGTGTGAACTATACTGATATTAATTGGATCCGTCTTTTCTGATGAATAGCTTGTGCTTTGTTCTCATTTCACATAATTGTATTTTGTTTCTTCTACTACTGTATCCTTAACTCCCTCTCTCTTTTCGTCTATCATGTTCATCTGAAACGCTCTCCACCTAGCAAAGCGTTGGGTCTGGAAATCCCTTTTTGTCTTCCCTATCCTCATATAAGCTCTCCTCCTAGCCCCTGCCTCTACAGCTCTACCATCGTTCCTTGCTTCTTAGGTTCATAGCAAACCAACCGAGAAAAGACACCATTGGAGTCTTGAATTTTCATCTTCAGGCAAAGAATTGGTAGAAAATAAGGAATAAAGATTACTGTTATCAAATAGCGTAGATGACCATCTTTTTCAGATTATGAGGAAGCTGAAACCTACGGTAACGTTGAAAGATAACTATATATCCGCACAATCAAGCAACAAAACCAGCTACATATGACTGACCTAGCCAACAATAAGAAAAGAACCAAGTAAAAAAAATCTAGCTAGTGAAGATCATTCTACCTGAAATAGGAGAACTAAGGATGCTTATAGATATTGCAAAGGAGGAAACTCCCTACCATATTCTTTTCCGATGATGTTGTTTCCAGCGCCACGGCCTCGACCTACCTCTGATCCTATAATATTTTTCCTTCTCATTATTCGTAGTGTCAGGGAACCTAGACTTCCAAGACATATAATCCAACTCGCCTGATCAATTTCGTTTACAAAACCTGTGCCATACTCCTCACGAAGCTTTTGCTTCCAGAACTGCTCATCAAATGCATCATTAGCCAGATTTCGCAGCTCCTTACAAACACATGACACACTAGCAACATCCTCAACTGGTAGGCACTTCAAAATCTTTGCTAAAAGCTCCGTAGGAAGCTCCAGAAGGCGGCACGGTGGAGCATGCGAACCGGTGAGTGTGACTGCACAATAAAGATGTATTAGTAATGGCAATGCTGTCTCATTCTTCACAAATCTTCTTAGCTTGTTTCTCAAGTAATCCCACTGTCACTTGACAAAATCGATGGGCAGGCACGTACTTCTTCTCATCCAACCCTACAGGGTAACTATCACGGTAGGCCTCAACGAATGGGTTGAAACAGTGAAACACCATTACAATGCCTTTTATAGCCTCACCGCCATTCTGTAGAATCAGAGGCTAAGTACAAAAAACTGATTCGCCCGAAACGGAAGCTGGGTTTAACGGCACGAAACCGGAATCTAAGAGGGGCCATATGTACCACCTGTTTCACTATCTTGAGTTTAAGAGCAGGTGGTTATCAATCAGCTAGCTTCTCCCTCTTCAAGAAGTAGTGCACGGAGTGCCAGTTCCTAAATTAGCATCCCATCAGAACCAATATCATCCATTTTCATTGTTCTTTTTTGGGTTATCCGATACAAAAAGTGATAGACCTTACTTCTTGCCACCGAAATAACCTCACCAATAGGTCACAGCTGACCAACAAAGTTCTTGTTTTAGGGTTATAAATATTAAGACACTTATACAGACAAGGACATCGCAAACTTGCTTTCTGTACAACATCTGATCATGAGTGGACTAAACTTGAGGAGGGCAAATGGTACATAGAAATCATGGGGTGTGATAATGAGTTCTATGTCCTGATGGAGGACGATAGTGTTGATGTCTGGGATTTCAGCATATCTTCCATTCCCATGAAGAATATGGAGATAAAACCTGCACATGCATTAGTTGCAGGACTAAGAAGGTTTCATCAAGTTTACATGCACAAAACAGCGGGGACTGGTCTAATGCTGGTAGCAGTGGATTTACGGTCTCCACTGGATCGCGATCTACTCCATGTTTATAAGCTGGAAGGGACATCTCCTGTGTGGAAGGAGGTGGAATCGATTGGGAGTAATGCCTTGGTTTTAGGTTCGAACAATTCCATAGTAATGTCACACCATGATCCCTACGCTGTGATGGTGATTCAATTTACTATGGGAAGCAGTCAGCACCTAGATCTTGGAACTTATATGTGTTTAGTTTGAAAGACAAATCAAGGATCAAAGTCTGTAAACTGCCAGTGGACTTTGTACCACTAGCTTTTTCGGGATCCTAAATCCTAGCCAGGAAGGGAAAATGCAGTACCGGAAGGTGGCTTTGAATAAACTTTGTTGGCATTGAGGCTTGCTTTCCTATCTATATGGTGGAAATGTGAAACTGGTTTTTTTGTTTTCTTTATGGTATAAGTAACAGAGTACAATAATCAAAGATTCAAAGCTCGATCGAGTAACAACCGTCAGGGAAAATATATTTTCTATGGAACTTGTACTTGCTGAAGCAATACAGCATTTGGTTTTGGAAACTGAGTTTCAATATCTGTATACAGTAACTCTAAAACATAACAGATCCTCCTAAATTTGGGGTGGGATTTGTCCCCTGACAGAAATACATGCCCAATGTTGTTTACCTCAATCCAACTGCACCCCGGTTGCTTCTTGACTCCTTTCTCTTTCATCCTTGCCTTAATCCGTCCAGCATCTTCTCTTCTTCCATAACTCGAATACATTTCTGCCAAAATCAAATAGATACCGGAGTTACCAGGCTCTATTTCCAAAACCCTCTCCCCGGCAATCTCACCCACCTCAATATTCTTGTGGAGTCTACAAGCTCCAAGTAATGCCCCCCAAACACTTGCACGAATCTCAAATCCATCAGATTTCATTTGATCTAGAAAACTCATTGCCTCGTCTATAAGTCCAAATCTTCCGAATAAATCAACTATACATGTATAATGCTCAGTAGTAGGTTCAAGAAAATATGTGTATCTCATCATGTCAAAGTAATATTTACCTTGGTCGACCAACCCTGCATGGCTACAAGCAGATAGAACATTGACAAAGGTTATAGCATTGGGATCAACAGATGTTGATCTCATACATTCGAACATCTCCAAAGCTACTTCACCATTCCCATGATGAGCATATCCACATATTATAGAATTCCAAGAAATGACATCACGGATGGGCATGAACGAGAATTCCAGTAAAGCGGAATCCATGCTGCCACATCTTGCGTACATGGTAACCATAGCATTAGAAACTGAAACAATGTCACCGAATCCTTCTTTTACTATATGTGCATGAGTTTGTCTACCTAGGTGTAAGGTTGGTAAGTCTGAACAGATTGTCAAAACACTAGTAAATGTTGCTTTGTCTGGTGATGGCCCTGATTCTTTCATTCTCATAAAAAGCCTCAAACCCTCTTCACCACGATCGTTTTCACTTAATCCAAATATCGTGGCATTCCATGCAGTTGTATCTCGAGTAGGCATGGACTCAAAAAGTTTAATTGCATCGCATACCTCTCTGATTCCAAAATATCCAACAATCAAATTTGTCCATGATATGACACATCTGTAAGGCATCTTCTTAAGCAAAGCATGAGCTTCTCTAGTGAGCTCATTTCTCGTTAGCTTCAAAAGGATCGAGTTCCATGTTTTGGGACATTTCTCTGGCATCTCCATAAATAGCTTCAAGGCATCATTAATTCTATGGCACTCGACCAACCCCTCTACCATTTGAGTCCAAGACTCCAAGTCCCGCTCGGGCATCTTCTGAAACAACCCCTCTGCAACTTCAACGCACCCATTTCCTATATACCCAACTATCATCGCATTCCAAGCCTGAACATCCCTCACAGGCATCTCATCAAAAAGCTCCCGAGCTTCAACAATCCGCCCTGCCTCACCAAACACCGAAATCATTATCGTCCATGAAGCACAATCCCGAACACTCATCTTCTTAAAATACTCCTCAGCCAAATCAAACTCCCAATACTTCACAAGTCCCCCAACAACCAAGTTCCACGAAACCACATCCTTCACCGGCATCCCCTCAAACACTTGCACCGCTTCACCAATCCTCCCATTACGAACATACCCAGAAATCATCGAATTCCAACTCACAACGTCCCAGAAGTCCATCCCATCGAAAACCCGCCTCGCGCCCTCCACGTCCCCACATTGCATCAACCCGGCAATGACCGTGTTGTACGAGAAGACATCCCGCTCTTTCATCCGATTAAACAAGCTGACTGCTGTGGCGAACTGCCCGTTTAGAAAGTAGCCACGAATCATGGCGTTCCAGGTGACCGTGTTTCTGTGAGGCATTTCGTCGAACAGCTTCTGGGCGTCTTCGACGAACCCATTGCGCATAAAATTTGAGATTTTGGAGTTGAGGGGTTTTAGATCGTATGAAGTTGGATTCTGGGTTTGGAAGAAAGGGGTTGAAGTTCCTGTACATAGTGATTTGGTGAGGGTTAGATAGAGGGGTCGAGTAAGCTTGAGCTTAGAAATGGAAGATGAGAAGTAGAGCATGCTACGACTCCATTCGTTTGGACTGGCGGGAAGCCGGGAATAACAAATAGAGGCAAGAGTTTCCGCTAAATTACTGTTTTGGCCTTATAGTTGTGGCGATGAACTTGTCATCTTTGAATTTTCATTTTTGGAGTGTATGGTTTTTTTTTATAACTTTTATAAAAATTAAACCACACACTTACATATGTCAATGAGTGAATGATGTATTTTGATAATAGTAGTGCTACAAGCACCATAAAATTAAGTAGAAGTATATGGATAATTTGGACTAAAAGAAACCATGAAGGTTCTTATCTAAAAACAAACAAAAAAAATTGTGTTTAAAGAAATGCAAACTTCAGGTACGATAAAATTGAAATAGGGATTCAGCTCTATTTTAATGTACCTGAAATAAATAAATAACGAGCAATATTTTAATCTCTGACATGTTCATAAGTTATGAAGAATAACCAACAAATTAAGGTTACGTGCTTAATTCTCACTATTATCATAAATATGTGATCGAAAATTGTCGTTTCTTTTAACGAAAAACATTATGGTGATCTTGAATGTGGAAATGCCTTGTATATTATGGTGATCTTGAATATGGAAATGCCTTGTATATGATATCTCTAGTTTATAATAATTTCAAAGGGTAATGCTTTGTGGAAAAAATAGAATAGGAGATAAAAAAAAGAAAAAAAAAGGAAGGCTCCCAATCAACCAAAAAGCCCCGTACCCTCAAGAAATCGTGCAAATTAGTCTTAGATTGGACTATGTATATATAGAGCTAACACTCACTTATCTTATCCTCCCATGTATTTCCTATCTCTTGCACACTCACCGAGTCACTGGCCATAATCTGCCCACATCAGCCTACAAAGCTTTAACTCCATCCCACGCTCCCATCCCTTCCTTCTCTCTTTTCCTCACATCCAGGACTTCATCTTCGATCAAAACTTTACAACTAAACCACCATTACCCTTATCTACCTCACTCACATTCACCACTCTAAACCACCACCATGGCTGCCACTGCAGCCGCAGCCATGAGCTCGTCGTTCTCTCCCTCCATCCACACCACCCTCAAATGCATGCGCTCCAACTACCACTTAGCCGCCCCTCACCACGATCTTCACCTCAGAATATCAACACCAACCCGCATGCTATCTTCATCGTCTTCGCTATCTGCTCATTCATGTGTTATTGATCAGCCACTGGTTTCTAGACGCGTGCTGAGAATATCGTGCGCTTCTGTGGACGTGGCTGTGACGGAAGAGGTTGAAGAAGAAGCTGTTGTGGCGGAAGAAGAGAAGCAGGTGGAAGAGGAAGTGGTGGCGCCGACAGCTGAAGTTTCGAGTGAGGCTGCTGTTTCGACGGATGAGCTCCCTGTGAACACGAAGCTTTACTTTGGGAACCTTCCTTACAGTGTTGACAGTGCTCAACTTGCTGGGATTATTCAGGACTATGCAAGTCCTGAACTCATTGAGGTGAGTAGTTAATCATGTGGTACCAGTTGTTTTTGTTGAAATATTTGTTTATAGTAGTCATTAGTGTTTTGTTACCTACTTTTTATTAGTACATTAGAAAAAATCAAAAAATAAACTTGTTATCAGATTATCGGTTAATTTGATCAAGTAGCTAGAGTCCTCTTTGAATGTATGACTCAATTGGACTCTTCGATAAGCGACAAGAAATCCCAATCCTAATTCTCTAGTCCTCTCACACTTGTGTTATGAATTTGGCCTTGCCAGAGAATTGTAAAATGAGGGTGATCAAAGTCAGGTACAGATCAAAATTAAATGAAGTTACGGAATTGGTTTTAGTGTTATGTAATATATGTATGGTAATGGGGTGATATACATTTAGATTGGAGTAATTCATTTGAGCAACATATGGAACACATAACATAAGGCTAGCTATCTGTATATTACTGAAGAGTGAAGACCTACAAGCAAGAGTATTGAAGATAGTTTATGTCCAACACACACATTATGCAAGATATGAATAATTCAAAGGTTGTTTTGTGTAAGCATGTTGAAATTCATTACGTCAACGATTGTCTGAATAGTTCATGGTTCAATTTTTTATTTTCTTTACTTTGGCTTCTTTATCATGATCAGCATCTGTTATTTGCTCACCGCACCTCTTCTCTTAATTTATCCCTTTAAGAGACACTGATATTACCATTCATGATCATATATAGGTTCTCTATCATAGGGACACTGGAAAAAGCAGAGGATTTGCATTTGTGACGATGAGCAGTGTTGAAGATTGCAATGCTGTAATTGAAAATCTTGACGGACGCGTAAGACTCTCAAAGAAACTATCTTACATATACTACTTATACTCACCACATTACCGATCGCATCTCAGTGTCACAACAAGGGATGCACTAGACATAATTTACCCTGACATTTACCCATGTACAGGAGCTAGATAGAGATGTGGTTGTTATACATGCATACTCAAAGTCTCAAACCTTGTTAAAAAGCATCGTTGATTCTAATTTTCAGGAGTACAGTGGCCGGACCTTGAGGGTTAACTTTTCGGACAAACCTAGAGCGAAAGAACCTCTATATCCAGAAACTGAGTACAAGCTTTTTGTTGGGAATTTGTCCTGGTCAGCCACATCTGAGAGTTTGACAAAAGCTTTCCAAGAATATGGAAATGTGGTTGGAGCCAGGGTTCTATATGATGGGGAGACAGGAAGGTCCCGTGGCTATGGATTCGTATGCTTCTCAACAAAAGCGGAGATGGAAACTGCCTTACAATCTCTAGATGGAGTGGTAATGTTTCCTAGTCTCATCTGCATTCTATAAATGCAGAGATGATCTATTTCGACATAATTAGTGCAGTTTCGGGTAGTCAATTGACTGATCCTTGTTTTGTTTTCTTGGCTTTTCAGGAACTAGAGGGAAGAGCAATGCGTGTAAGCTTGGCTGAAGGAAAGCGCTCATAAATCTGCTAGAGTAAATTTTGTTAAATTTGAAGATTCATGCCAGCTGAGATCATTATATCCCATCACAACAGCGAGGAACTCTCTTTTCATTCTTAATAGTTGTATTGTAACTCATTCTTCCTCATCTTCAAAGTGGAAATTCTCTATTTTTCCCAAAGGCGATGGTGGTTTCGTTCCTTGTTGATCGGCTGTTTAATACTACAGAGTTTATGCATTCAAGTGTCAATGATTCTATTTGTGAACTTTCGAATCCTTAACACTATGTACCTCATAAATGAATAACTAATTGTTCTAAATTTTGAGCCAACCACTCTCGAACTCTCTATTTTAGACTTTCATCTTGCTTAAGTTATTTTTTTAGTGTCAATTTCAAGGTCTACACTTGCTGATACTTTTTTTCTATAGAAGTTTTTTTTTCTTGACTAAGCTAAATCTTTTTATAATAACAACTAACGTTACAACTTTGGGAGAACTCGGTGGTGGACAACAAGTCCCCACACTCCTCTTAGCAACACACCAACGATTACAATGGGTATCAACTGAATGGGTCCAAATGTAATGCGAATATTCACTATCATTACCCTGGCAAGGGTTTAGTTTTCTCATCATCCTCCATTTTATCATAAACTTCCTCTGTGAAGTCTTATGCGTCCTTAAATTATTGTCTTTGCATGTGGAAAAACTATATGTTGGGTGAGAAAATGATGTAGGGTGCACAAAATGGTATTAGAATAGGATAATTTAGCAATTGTAAACGGGTGAGGAAAGTAAATTGGAAACTTAAAAAATATATATAGGGTGAGAAGAGAACGTAGAGTGAATATAAGAGCAAGTTCAGCGGTTAGTAATTGGCCGGTCTCCACGTAAGAATGTTGAGGTGGTGACCACGGTTTCATAAAAACTCGTTTCCTCCGGTGGTATGTTGACCCACTTTGTTTTGACATTTACTGACCCAGCACAAGAAAAAGGCTAGGATTTTGACCCAATTCCTGACCCAGGCAAGCCGATTGCCAACTAGAAACGTGGGTCCGCCAGGCCTCCATTTGGAGAGAGAGACGCCAGCAGCCTAGTTTGTGCTAAACGAATAGACTACATGCTTGCACGTGGAGGCTCACCAGTGGCTGGTTAATTTAGAAATTGAAAATGCTCTTTTAATCTAAGCGGTCTATTTCAATCAGTTAAGAGATTACGGTATATAATTAAGGTCCCATAATTAATCTAGGGTATTATAACAAAACAGCGTGACAAAAAATTCTCAAAAATTTCCATAACCACCTATCATATATTTTACGTCTTTGTCCCCAAAAGGGTGTTATTTCTATTGCTATAGCTCTCACCTTCCATCTATTTACATCATATGTATTTCAATTACCTTATGTAGCAGTTCTATTTATATCAAATATATTTTAATTTTGCAATAAATAAATTTATAAAATATTTAATGAACAGTAACTGATTGGTCAAAAAACGGGTGGAAACTGACAATGAACAGTGTCTTGACCTAGTGACCAATGACTTTTGACATTTTGACCCAACGGGTGAACTTGCTCTAATAGCTTGTAGGGTGACAGTAGATGCACCATAAATGATAAACTTTATTTAAATTTGTTTCATTAAATCTCAGCCATTAGATTTGATTTGGATTGATCCAAGGGTGACCAAATGTCTCTTGGTCAGCTACTGACCAAGTAAACATGCATGTTTCAATTAACCATATACTGAAAAACCGCATTCCCAGCTCCAACTTAAAATTTCGATTACTCAACATATTTAACCTAGCTCTCTCTCTCTCTCTCTCTCTCTCTCTCTCTCTCTCTCTCTCTCTCTCTCTCTCTTCTCTCTCTCTCTCTCTCTCTCTCTCTCTCTCTCTCTCTCTCTCTCTCTCTCTAGATACATTCCTAAGTCGCAACAAACTCACATTTCTCCTCCAAATCTTCAGCACAACCATATCTAATAGGATATATTTAAGTTGTTTACGACGTTGGTTGTGTGTCTGTGGCGGTATCGAATTACACAAAGATGATCAGCAATCTCCAATAATCTATATGGCGGCAACAAAGACGGCGTTGCTCGCTGCTACTTGACCCACCTATCCTAGAGCTTCTAAGCGAAATCCGGTTGTGCACACTCATTGAGACGCTGAATCTCGAAAAGACTAAGATGCTAAATGATAATATTGAAGAAATCAAAGATGGGTCGAGTCGTCATTTGGATCAATGGTTAGATGCGATAGGAATGGGATGGCAAAGGCAGTGGTGTTTGAGGCAAGGCGACACCAGATGTTCTTGGGCGAGACGATCGTCAAGATGTTGAGGTTCCGGGTCAAAATGTGTAGAATTCCAGCGGCATGGTGGGTGAAGGAGATATGGAAGGGCACGACTGTGGGTTTCGATTTTATTGTTAGGTTTAAAATTGGGGATGAATTTAGGGTTTGAAATTGTGATATGTTCATTTTACCTTTCTTAAGGGATGAATGACAAAAAAGTGGGTCACCGTGTATACTCCAACTCATCACATAATGTCACATTCGAGCCAAACTCAAATTTTTGACCAGATTAATGCAATTTAGAGGTCGTCGTGATTATTAAAAAAAATTAAAAAAATACAATGACTAAACTGATTTTAACCTTAAATTTACAGGAAGCTGAAATTTACACTCTCAAATTTACATTCCACACTCCCACTATCTAGTTTTAATATATTTTAATACTTCCTTTATTGCTTTTACTGTTTTACCCCTTATCTCATCTTCCTTGCAATACCCAACAACAATTATCAGCTCTTTGCCTCTTTCTCAATTTCTCATTCTCATCACTACCAGTTCAACTATATTCAAAGTGGCAAGAGCAAGACCTGCCTCCAAGTCCCAACGAAGCCATAAAAAAAGCACTCTCATTACTTCCCATCTCCTTCTTCTTCTTCTCTTTTGCCTATTCTTCTTCGATAAACAACATCGGCTTCTCCATTGGTGACCGTCGTATAATCGTGAAGCCCTCCACCCTTATTTTGCT
This genomic interval carries:
- the LOC101306220 gene encoding uncharacterized protein LOC101306220, with the protein product MYVYPKVKVRQQQEEKDDQHALLDFDSPGKDQDVSPATIARVPKSYVPLPRVVVPSISVAEGVKKANKIEEMNKQNIRAGSIPPPRAVLSSPDNDMVIGNKNKIKAQRSSALKNHSMVQNRSTQCTPLRITGNSIKTKSSKGTLVENCLKERKGSASKLTSQIQPPRTGKPSSKKK
- the LOC101311664 gene encoding pentatricopeptide repeat-containing protein At4g02750-like, whose translation is MLYFSSSISKLKLTRPLYLTLTKSLCTGTSTPFFQTQNPTSYDLKPLNSKISNFMRNGFVEDAQKLFDEMPHRNTVTWNAMIRGYFLNGQFATAVSLFNRMKERDVFSYNTVIAGLMQCGDVEGARRVFDGMDFWDVVSWNSMISGYVRNGRIGEAVQVFEGMPVKDVVSWNLVVGGLVKYWEFDLAEEYFKKMSVRDCASWTIMISVFGEAGRIVEARELFDEMPVRDVQAWNAMIVGYIGNGCVEVAEGLFQKMPERDLESWTQMVEGLVECHRINDALKLFMEMPEKCPKTWNSILLKLTRNELTREAHALLKKMPYRCVISWTNLIVGYFGIREVCDAIKLFESMPTRDTTAWNATIFGLSENDRGEEGLRLFMRMKESGPSPDKATFTSVLTICSDLPTLHLGRQTHAHIVKEGFGDIVSVSNAMVTMYARCGSMDSALLEFSFMPIRDVISWNSIICGYAHHGNGEVALEMFECMRSTSVDPNAITFVNVLSACSHAGLVDQGKYYFDMMRYTYFLEPTTEHYTCIVDLFGRFGLIDEAMSFLDQMKSDGFEIRASVWGALLGACRLHKNIEVGEIAGERVLEIEPGNSGIYLILAEMYSSYGRREDAGRIKARMKEKGVKKQPGCSWIEVNNIGHVFLSGDKSHPKFRRICYVLELLYTDIETQFPKPNAVLLQQVQVP
- the LOC101306511 gene encoding 31 kDa ribonucleoprotein, chloroplastic-like, with amino-acid sequence MAATAAAAMSSSFSPSIHTTLKCMRSNYHLAAPHHDLHLRISTPTRMLSSSSSLSAHSCVIDQPLVSRRVLRISCASVDVAVTEEVEEEAVVAEEEKQVEEEVVAPTAEVSSEAAVSTDELPVNTKLYFGNLPYSVDSAQLAGIIQDYASPELIEVLYHRDTGKSRGFAFVTMSSVEDCNAVIENLDGREYSGRTLRVNFSDKPRAKEPLYPETEYKLFVGNLSWSATSESLTKAFQEYGNVVGARVLYDGETGRSRGYGFVCFSTKAEMETALQSLDGVELEGRAMRVSLAEGKRS